From the Thermococcus guaymasensis DSM 11113 genome, one window contains:
- a CDS encoding ABC transporter ATP-binding protein, giving the protein MEPLLKVENLKKYFPVRGLLRTIGYVKAVDGISFEINRGETFGLVGESGCGKTTTGRTILRLIEPTSGKIIFDGKDVTTIKGDEMKEFRRRAQIMFQDPYSSLNPRQTVFEVIMEPVRFHGIPVDDPEEFVIDLLESVGLNEMHLYRYPHEFSGGQRQRIALARLLALKPEFIVLDEPTSALDVSVQANILNMLKDLQKKYGFTYLFISHDLGVVKYMSHRMGVMYLGKLVEVGPAEKIFENPLHPYTQMLLSAIPVPDPELAQELKRKRMKIEGEPPSPINPPKGCRFHPRCPMAKDRCGKEEPPLVEVEKDHFVACWLYARS; this is encoded by the coding sequence ATGGAACCGCTTCTCAAGGTTGAAAATCTCAAGAAGTACTTCCCTGTCAGAGGTCTCCTCAGAACTATAGGATACGTTAAGGCCGTTGATGGCATTAGCTTTGAGATAAACAGGGGAGAGACTTTTGGACTGGTGGGTGAAAGCGGCTGTGGAAAGACGACAACGGGAAGGACGATACTGAGGCTCATAGAGCCAACGTCCGGAAAGATAATCTTTGACGGTAAGGACGTCACCACGATAAAAGGCGATGAGATGAAGGAGTTCAGGAGAAGGGCCCAGATAATGTTCCAGGACCCATATTCCTCCCTGAACCCGAGGCAGACGGTCTTTGAAGTCATAATGGAGCCGGTCCGCTTCCACGGCATCCCAGTTGACGACCCGGAGGAGTTCGTCATAGACCTGCTCGAAAGTGTCGGCCTTAACGAGATGCACCTCTACCGCTACCCCCACGAGTTCTCAGGAGGACAGAGGCAGAGAATAGCCCTCGCGAGACTCTTAGCCCTCAAGCCGGAGTTCATCGTGCTCGATGAGCCAACATCAGCCCTGGACGTCTCGGTTCAGGCGAACATCCTCAACATGCTCAAAGACCTCCAGAAGAAGTACGGGTTCACGTACCTCTTCATCAGCCACGACCTCGGTGTCGTTAAGTACATGAGCCACAGGATGGGCGTGATGTACCTCGGAAAACTCGTGGAAGTCGGCCCGGCTGAGAAGATATTCGAGAACCCCCTGCACCCGTACACCCAGATGCTCCTCTCGGCGATTCCAGTTCCCGATCCGGAACTGGCGCAGGAACTCAAGAGGAAGCGGATGAAGATAGAGGGAGAACCCCCGAGCCCAATAAACCCGCCGAAGGGTTGCCGCTTCCACCCGAGGTGTCCAATGGCTAAGGACAGGTGCGGGAAGGAAGAACCTCCCCTAGTGGAGGTCGAAAAAGACCACTTCGTGGCCTGCTGGCTCTACGCCAGATCATAA
- a CDS encoding ABC transporter ATP-binding protein, which translates to MPEPILEVRDLTVHFYTYAGIVKAIEDVSFDVYRGETFALVGETGCGKSVTSRALTQLIESPGRIVKGKVLYHREDGSTVDLLKLDEEEIRKIRGKEIAYIFQDPHASLDPLYTVGSQIAEAMVVHGTVEDWKEGFRKAVDILRRVLIPDPENRVKNYPHELSGGMKQRVVIGIGVSNDPKILIADEPTTALDVTVQAQILDLMNKLKKEYNTTVILITHNMGVVAEMADRVAVMYAGKIVEIGSVDQIFKNPLHPYTKGLLRAVPNPLAKIERLEAIPGTVPNLITPPKGCRFHPRCPYATEACRTEVPKLKELEPGHFVACHLY; encoded by the coding sequence ATGCCTGAGCCCATCCTTGAAGTCCGCGACCTCACGGTTCACTTTTACACCTATGCAGGCATAGTCAAGGCGATAGAGGACGTTTCGTTCGACGTCTACAGGGGAGAAACGTTCGCCCTTGTCGGAGAAACTGGCTGCGGAAAGAGCGTCACATCGAGGGCGCTGACCCAGCTGATAGAGAGCCCTGGAAGGATCGTCAAGGGCAAGGTGCTCTACCACAGGGAAGATGGGTCTACTGTAGACCTTCTAAAGCTCGATGAGGAGGAAATCAGGAAGATAAGGGGGAAGGAGATAGCCTACATATTCCAGGATCCGCATGCCTCGCTCGACCCGCTTTACACGGTCGGCTCTCAGATTGCCGAGGCCATGGTGGTTCACGGGACTGTGGAGGACTGGAAAGAAGGCTTCAGAAAGGCCGTTGATATACTCAGGCGTGTTCTCATTCCTGACCCGGAGAACAGGGTCAAGAATTACCCGCACGAGCTCAGCGGTGGTATGAAACAGCGTGTCGTCATTGGAATCGGTGTCTCCAACGACCCGAAGATTCTGATAGCGGACGAGCCAACCACAGCCCTTGATGTTACAGTTCAGGCGCAGATACTCGACCTCATGAACAAGCTCAAGAAGGAGTACAACACGACGGTGATACTAATCACTCACAACATGGGCGTCGTAGCTGAGATGGCGGACCGTGTTGCTGTCATGTACGCGGGCAAAATCGTCGAAATAGGCTCCGTTGACCAGATTTTCAAAAACCCGCTCCACCCGTACACAAAGGGCCTGCTGAGGGCAGTTCCGAACCCGCTGGCGAAGATAGAGAGGCTTGAGGCAATACCTGGAACCGTGCCCAACCTGATAACTCCTCCGAAGGGATGCCGCTTCCACCCGAGGTGCCCCTATGCGACGGAGGCGTGCAGGACTGAAGTGCCGAAGCTGAAGGAGTTAGAACCGGGCCACTTCGTGGCCTGCCACCTGTACTGA
- a CDS encoding ABC transporter substrate-binding protein, which translates to MKTKSQVLAVLVVFLVAFSVVASGCIGGGGGGTSSSQSQTSTTTSSSQTQTSTTTTTSTQTKLTPKILEMGKVYVIETDKSVIIVGPKGENPTAQIPSGVKTIKIQYEVDTENTPDVKTLMEQGQGFGAIDPAFFRDEHVDALVIAARRETNPEIRTEIFKALYMLGNKLVPEVILGQNKQLRVYWEWVKGRYYHPTLAERYDLLSEDPNAPSVKIGIKDYKNDPDTYVIATIGWPESFDPAMTYETFGWEVWHEIGDTLVTYWKENTETISPDLAVAWAHNKDGTEWYFLIRGGVKAYDPWNDKTYPIDATDVAFTFLRVERLGHSVSWMVDSFMDVNNSQAMTEEEFNNYLKDHPLVAEYNGQVKEIHSVDELKQFFGYSGDTAGVFKLVLPNPYAPVLSILADPFLSVVPMEYLLGDKYQEALQASNNGHDPSAWWNYLQSGKDDPTHQLMHKKPVGTGPFYVKDYQENSYIVLEYNPHYWNATSNPGHKHVIYVINNDAQARINLFKTGTADNVAIPPEKMESVKGLELNGFHSVVKTDILQPILTFLVFNTQKEPFNNPKVRQALAYAIPYDQIRQLVYQGLLEPNYGPIPKPWPGYMEEGVIKYTYNINKAKQLLQEAGVDPSKYSIELIYNEGNAAREKIMTLIQNVWSQLGFQVTVNSYNWPTYLSKTEHGDYHVYVVGWVPDYLDSDNWVGPFLYGATEFKSLEVNVSG; encoded by the coding sequence ATGAAAACCAAAAGCCAAGTACTGGCTGTTTTGGTAGTGTTTTTGGTAGCTTTTTCAGTCGTGGCCAGCGGCTGTATCGGTGGGGGCGGCGGAGGCACGAGTTCGAGCCAGAGCCAAACGTCCACCACAACGAGTTCGAGCCAGACTCAAACGTCCACCACAACTACCACAAGCACTCAAACGAAATTGACACCCAAGATCCTTGAGATGGGTAAGGTCTACGTCATAGAGACAGACAAGAGCGTTATAATAGTCGGCCCGAAGGGTGAGAACCCAACCGCCCAAATACCAAGCGGCGTGAAGACTATAAAAATCCAGTACGAAGTAGATACCGAGAATACTCCCGATGTCAAGACCCTGATGGAGCAGGGTCAAGGATTCGGTGCCATTGACCCCGCCTTCTTCCGTGATGAACACGTTGATGCCCTCGTCATAGCCGCAAGGCGCGAGACCAACCCCGAGATCAGAACCGAGATCTTCAAGGCCCTTTACATGCTCGGGAACAAGCTCGTTCCGGAGGTAATCCTCGGTCAGAACAAGCAGCTCCGCGTCTACTGGGAATGGGTGAAGGGCCGCTACTACCACCCGACCCTTGCTGAGCGCTACGACCTCCTCAGCGAGGATCCGAACGCTCCATCAGTCAAGATAGGTATCAAGGACTACAAGAACGACCCTGATACCTACGTTATAGCCACAATTGGCTGGCCGGAGAGCTTTGACCCAGCCATGACCTACGAGACCTTTGGATGGGAAGTCTGGCACGAGATAGGCGACACGCTCGTTACCTACTGGAAGGAGAACACCGAGACCATAAGCCCTGACCTGGCAGTTGCCTGGGCCCACAACAAGGACGGCACAGAGTGGTACTTCCTCATCCGCGGTGGAGTTAAGGCCTACGACCCATGGAACGACAAGACCTATCCGATAGACGCAACCGACGTTGCCTTCACGTTCCTCCGCGTCGAGAGGCTCGGACACAGCGTCAGCTGGATGGTGGACAGCTTCATGGACGTCAACAACTCCCAGGCCATGACTGAGGAAGAATTCAACAACTACCTTAAGGATCACCCGCTCGTTGCCGAGTACAACGGCCAAGTCAAGGAGATTCACTCGGTTGATGAGCTTAAGCAGTTCTTTGGATACAGCGGCGACACCGCGGGTGTCTTCAAGCTCGTCCTTCCGAACCCATACGCACCGGTTCTGAGCATACTCGCTGACCCGTTCCTCAGCGTCGTCCCGATGGAGTACCTCCTCGGCGATAAGTACCAAGAGGCTCTGCAGGCCAGCAACAACGGCCACGACCCAAGCGCCTGGTGGAACTACCTTCAGTCCGGCAAGGACGACCCGACCCACCAGCTCATGCACAAGAAACCCGTTGGAACCGGACCGTTCTACGTCAAGGACTACCAGGAGAACAGCTACATAGTCCTCGAGTACAACCCGCACTACTGGAACGCCACCAGCAACCCAGGTCACAAGCACGTCATCTACGTCATCAACAACGACGCTCAGGCAAGGATCAACCTGTTCAAGACCGGCACTGCCGATAATGTCGCAATACCGCCCGAGAAGATGGAGAGCGTGAAGGGCCTTGAACTCAACGGCTTCCACTCAGTTGTCAAGACCGACATCCTCCAGCCGATTCTGACGTTCCTCGTCTTCAACACCCAGAAGGAGCCCTTCAACAACCCGAAGGTCAGGCAGGCCCTCGCCTATGCCATCCCGTACGACCAGATAAGGCAGCTCGTCTACCAGGGACTCCTGGAGCCCAACTACGGCCCGATACCCAAGCCGTGGCCTGGATACATGGAGGAGGGCGTCATCAAGTATACTTACAACATCAACAAGGCCAAGCAGCTCCTCCAGGAGGCTGGGGTTGACCCAAGCAAGTACTCCATCGAGCTCATCTACAACGAGGGCAACGCCGCTCGTGAGAAGATCATGACCCTCATACAGAACGTCTGGAGCCAGCTCGGCTTCCAGGTCACGGTGAACAGCTACAACTGGCCAACCTACCTCAGCAAGACAGAGCACGGCGACTACCACGTCTACGTTGTCGGATGGGTTCCGGACTACCTCGACTCCGACAACTGGGTTGGTCCGTTCCTCTACGGCGCCACCGAGTTCAAGAGTCTTGAAGTTAACGTCTCTGGATGA
- a CDS encoding ABC transporter permease produces the protein MANLKKFLVRRLLTFIPTIIGVTLIVFLIAYVIPADPARAWAGGEKATPDAIQRIREQYHMDDPWYEQYWFLVSGLARNKIVDPRTSNYVFDDVGKRFPVTFELTLVAFFFVLIIGLPLGIIAALKRNTWIDTVVRIFALTGVSMPIFWLGYMLIYVFFVKWRVITLAGFPAPPAHEITHIPMIDALLTGDLSTFSQHIHRLWLPGLTLGFSSSGVLARFVRNSFLEALSSDYVAFLKAKGVPKLRIYRHALKNALVPILTVLGLQFGGLLGGSPITETVFGLPGMGSYVLDAIRNLDFPAVVAITFIFALIFVTTNLIVDILYAVVDPRVRY, from the coding sequence TTGGCCAACCTTAAGAAGTTCCTCGTCAGGAGGCTCCTGACGTTTATACCCACAATAATTGGAGTCACCCTGATTGTGTTCCTTATAGCCTACGTCATCCCCGCCGATCCTGCGAGGGCATGGGCGGGGGGAGAAAAGGCAACCCCTGATGCCATTCAGAGGATACGCGAGCAGTACCACATGGACGACCCCTGGTATGAGCAGTACTGGTTTTTGGTCAGTGGACTTGCCAGGAACAAGATTGTTGACCCAAGAACCTCAAACTATGTGTTTGACGACGTCGGGAAGAGGTTCCCGGTGACATTTGAGCTAACCTTGGTGGCGTTCTTTTTCGTCCTGATAATAGGCCTTCCCCTTGGTATAATCGCCGCACTCAAGCGGAACACGTGGATTGATACCGTGGTCAGGATATTTGCCCTGACCGGTGTTTCGATGCCTATATTCTGGCTGGGTTACATGCTCATATACGTCTTCTTCGTCAAATGGCGTGTCATAACTCTGGCAGGCTTTCCCGCTCCCCCAGCCCATGAAATAACTCACATCCCTATGATAGATGCACTCCTTACTGGGGACCTCTCAACATTCAGCCAGCACATCCACAGACTATGGCTTCCGGGCCTCACCCTCGGCTTTAGCAGCTCTGGAGTCCTTGCCAGGTTCGTGAGGAACTCATTTCTTGAAGCACTTAGCAGTGACTACGTGGCATTCCTAAAGGCAAAGGGTGTCCCCAAGCTCAGGATATACAGGCACGCCCTGAAGAACGCCCTTGTTCCAATCCTAACGGTTCTGGGTCTTCAGTTCGGTGGACTGCTCGGCGGAAGTCCAATCACCGAGACGGTGTTCGGACTGCCTGGAATGGGTTCCTACGTTCTCGATGCCATAAGGAACCTCGACTTCCCGGCAGTGGTTGCGATAACCTTCATCTTCGCCCTGATCTTTGTGACGACCAACCTGATAGTGGACATACTGTACGCGGTCGTTGACCCGAGGGTGAGGTACTGA
- a CDS encoding ABC transporter permease, whose translation MTQEEYKKGILDRLADKLVDAIGSLISLFKKGWKNKNRSKMEEWKLMLYALNRSPPGLIGLVLIGIFIFFGIFGPSIAPWSYRYFPALENMSTYLAPPGSHAYLPFSNETITYPLGADHYGRDLVSLILYGARTSFVISIIVIVLGVPLGIILGLIAGYYGGKIDELIMRITDMFLAFPALILAIAFSAVLPERLQSFISNHEFFESLFLKIFALEPQEAGNLGKLLAVILAMVIVWWPAYARITRGSTLTEREKLYVEAAKAIGLSSRTIMFKHILPNIIGPILVYITLDFGGVILMEAGLSFLGLGATPPIADWGRIVYDGSQYFPEKWWLVTFSGFMILLVALGWNLLGDTLRDILDPKMRRSIEFKVKKQKQMEEKEGEENA comes from the coding sequence ATGACGCAGGAAGAATACAAGAAGGGAATTCTTGACAGGCTCGCGGACAAGCTCGTCGATGCAATAGGCTCGCTCATATCCTTATTCAAAAAGGGCTGGAAGAATAAGAACCGCTCGAAGATGGAAGAATGGAAACTAATGCTCTACGCGCTCAACCGCTCGCCTCCCGGGTTAATCGGCCTTGTCCTGATAGGAATTTTCATCTTCTTCGGTATCTTCGGGCCGAGCATTGCGCCGTGGAGCTACCGATACTTCCCCGCCCTTGAGAACATGTCGACATATCTCGCGCCCCCCGGGTCCCATGCCTACCTGCCGTTTTCCAATGAGACGATAACATATCCGCTCGGTGCCGACCACTACGGTAGAGACTTGGTGAGCCTAATCCTCTACGGAGCAAGGACGTCGTTCGTGATATCAATCATAGTCATAGTCCTCGGAGTGCCCCTTGGCATAATCCTTGGCCTTATCGCCGGCTATTATGGAGGAAAGATTGACGAGCTCATAATGCGTATAACCGACATGTTCCTGGCGTTCCCGGCGTTAATCCTTGCCATAGCGTTCTCCGCCGTCCTGCCGGAGAGGTTGCAGTCCTTCATCAGCAATCACGAGTTCTTCGAGAGCCTGTTCCTCAAGATATTCGCGCTGGAGCCGCAGGAGGCAGGAAACCTCGGAAAGCTGCTGGCGGTCATACTGGCGATGGTCATAGTCTGGTGGCCGGCATATGCGAGGATAACCAGGGGTTCAACTCTGACGGAGAGGGAGAAGCTCTACGTTGAGGCGGCGAAGGCGATAGGACTGAGCTCCAGAACGATAATGTTCAAGCACATCTTGCCGAACATCATAGGCCCGATACTGGTCTACATAACCCTCGACTTCGGTGGCGTTATCCTCATGGAGGCCGGCCTGAGCTTCCTCGGTCTTGGTGCGACACCGCCGATAGCGGATTGGGGTAGGATAGTCTATGACGGCTCCCAGTACTTCCCTGAGAAGTGGTGGCTAGTCACGTTTTCGGGCTTCATGATCCTGCTCGTTGCCCTCGGATGGAACCTCCTCGGTGACACCCTTAGGGACATCCTCGACCCCAAGATGAGGCGGAGCATAGAGTTCAAGGTGAAGAAACAGAAGCAGATGGAGGAGAAGGAGGGTGAGGAGAATGCCTGA